A part of Periophthalmus magnuspinnatus isolate fPerMag1 chromosome 14, fPerMag1.2.pri, whole genome shotgun sequence genomic DNA contains:
- the LOC117381500 gene encoding glycerophosphodiester phosphodiesterase domain-containing protein 5-like, translating to MEGQLQFGRVYGLRSRLLRRYKHGPLVWCVKGLYGCHWGPQQRSGPEPGDCGCSKVEVLSLALLTVAFCITLVFLYFWGQAKNDYNDFDWFTFGALGFWFPWSVVLLAITAAFFTYLTALMLLLLCLLSERQRISLHWVHKVAVSVVLLFSVAAISVLSDLWSREWTTLLLSFQVTAPYLHMGGVLLMTALSWPVAVLSFQMTRAVQRALILGLFLLLLSALYLVPLGLYSPCIKDKDSLGPPPALIGHRGAPMLAPENTLMAFEKAVQCGCAGLETDVTLSLDGVPFLMHDRTLLRTTDVQQQYPERSRSPAAMFSWSQLRTLNAGAWFLSSNPFRTAGSLPEDERLQAQNQSICSLVDFLQLAAHSQSLVIFDLYRPPKGHPYRDTWVQRTLDVLLNQSSILSSQVLWLPSDLRSLVQEIDPDLQQTSGSQLPLQELQSNNIVKLNLHYSAMSPQLVREYQAVNISVNLYVVSEPWLYSVAWCSGVQSLTTNAPQRLSTMTQPLLLMSPGEYSLMWTLTDLLSLALVLLVFCFHWWREQALALSSEGDASLDTGTYSKFRTELSEVWSVSSVNSHIETTTSDWPLTHGCASTSQEPPSHSPRPSNMSSTRLNRVEPAVT from the exons ATGGAGGGTCAGCTGCAGTTTGGCCGTGTGTATGGGCTTCGCTCTAGGCTGCTGCGGCGGTACAAGCACGGGCCCCTGGTGTGGTGTGTGAAGGGGCTGTACGGGTGCCACTGGGGCCCACAGCAGAGGAGCGGCCCTGAGCCTGGAGACTGCGGCTGTAGCAAG GTGGAGGTGCTCAGTCTGGCTCTGCTCACTGTGGCCTTCTGCATCACGCTGGTCTTTCTATACTTCTGGGGACAGGCCAAGAACGACTACAATGACTTTGACTG GTTTACGTTTGGGGCCCTTGGCTTCTGGTTCCCCTGGTCTGTGGTGCTGTTGGCCATCACTGCGGCCTTCTTCACCTACCTCACTGCGCTCATG ctgctgctgctgtgcctGCTGTCTGAACGCCAAAGGATCTCTCTGCACTGGGTTCACAAA GTGGCAGTGAGCGTGGTGCTGCTCTTCTCTGTGGCGGCCATCTCTGTcctatcagatctgtggagcagaGAGTGGACCACACTGCTACTGTCCTTCCAG GTAACAGCCCCGTACCTGCACATGGGGGGAGTCTTGCTGATGACGGCTCTGTCCTGGCCTGTTGCTGTACTCTCGTTTCAGATGACCAGGGCAG TGCAGAGAGCCCTGATCCTCGGCCTCTTCctactgctcctgtctgctctgtacCTGGTGCCTCTGGGGCTGTACTCTCCCTGTATCAAAGACAAGGACAGCCTGGGCCCCCCTCCCGCACTCATCGGACACCGAGGAGCGCCTATG cTGGCTCCAGAGAACACCCTCATGGCGTTTGAGAAAGCTGTGCAGTGTGGCTGTGCGGGGTTGGAGACCGACGTCACACTCAG TTTGGATGGGGTGCCCTTCCTGATGCATGACCGCACCCTGCTGAGGACCACAGACGTTCAGCAGCAGTACCCCGAGCGCAGCAGGAGCCCGGCTGCCATGTTCTCCTGGAGCCAACTGAGGACGCTCAATGCCGGCGCATGGTTCCTCTCG AGTAACCCGTTCAGGACCGCGGGCTCTCTGCCGGAGGATGAGCGGCTCCAGGCTCAGAACCAGTCCATCTGTTCCCTGGTGGACTTCCTGCAGCTGGCTGCGCACTCCCAGTCCCTGGTCATTTTTGACCTGTACCGCCCACCCAAGGGACACCCCTACAGGGACACGTGGGTCCAACGCACCCTGGACGTGCTCCTCAACCAGTCCTCTATCCTTTCCTCTCAG GTGCTGTGGCTGCCCTCTGATCTGCGCTCTCTAGTTCAGGAGATAGACCCTGACCTACAGCAGACCTCAGGCAGCCAGCTCCCCCTACAGGAACTGCAGAGTAACAACATTGTCAAGCTCAACCTACACTACAGTGCCATGTCCCCCCAGCTCGTCAG AGAGTACCAGGCGGTGAACATCAGTGTAAATCTGTACGTTGTGAGCGAGCCTTGGCTCTACTCTGTGGCCTGGTGCAGCGGAGTTCAGTCTTTGACCACCAACGCCCCCCAGAGGCTGAGCACCATGACGCAGCCGCTACTGCTTATG AGCCCAGGGGAGTACAGCCTCATGTGGACCCTCACAGACCTGCTGTCCCTGGCTTTGGTGCTACTTGTCTTCTGCTTCCACTG GTGGAGGGAGCAGGCTCTGGCCCTCAGCTCTGAAGGAGACGCATCACTGGACACGGGCACCTACAGCAAGTTCAGAACAG AGCTGAGTGAAGTGTGGTCCGTGTCCAGTGTCAACTCCCACATAGAGACCACCACCTCTGATTGGCCTTTGACCCACGGCTGTGCCTCGACCTCCCAGGAGCCTCCTTCACACTCCCCTCGCCCCTCCAACATGTCCTCTACAAGACTGAACCGTGTGGAGCCGGCAGTGACATGA